The Bacteroidota bacterium DNA window CGTCCTCTACGGACAGGTGGGGCAGGTTTTCCCAGGCAAAATCGGCGGATTGCGCGCCTCGTACTGCGTGCGGCGCGAGTTCCACCTCCTCCGCGTAGGGAAGACCAGCCCCGTCGTGGCTTGGGTCCGGGGCCTCGCCTCAGAGATCTGGGAACAGTCGCCGGGCGACCTCGGCGTTGGTGTGGTGGGTATGTGTCTGACCGGCGGCATCGTCCTGGCGACGATCGCGCACCCCGCCGTCGCGGCGGGCGTGGCAGCCCAGCCCAGCCCAGCCTACCTTTTCCCTTGGGGCGCGAGCGGGCCAAAAAGGATCTAGGGATGGACCCCGCAGCTGTCCAGGCGGCTGCGCAGCCGGACACCCCGGTGCTGGTTCTGCGGTACGGGGGCGACACGACCTGCCCAGCGGCACGGATATCGAGCATCCGCTGTCAGCTTCCGTCTGCCGAGGGGCCGCCACCGTTCCTGGAAGGCATCGACAGCCATCCGACCTTGACGGACAAGTACCGAGACGACGTGTTGCCTGCCGTTCGGGAGGGTTCCGAGCGCGCGATCATGGAGACCGTGGCCTTCCTGAGAAAACATCTGGGCTCGTGACGCAGCCACCGAGGGGCACGCGATCAGTCGGCGACTGCTGGGGCCACCCGGAGCATGGAGGCGCACCGCTCGGTCG harbors:
- a CDS encoding dienelactone hydrolase family protein — encoded protein: MSDTVTDFRTRFTEAEKTFAKISYPVWSGGSGPPVILMHELDGFAEHFIRLALRLSEQFTVHAPVLYGQVGQVFPGKIGGLRASYCVRREFHLLRVGKTSPVVAWVRGLASEIWEQSPGDLGVGVVGMCLTGGIVLATIAHPAVAAGVAAQPSPAYLFPWGASGPKRI